CTTCGACCTTGATCAGGCGATTCTCCGCATCGTAGGTGTACTGGGTATAGTTCCCCGTGGCGAGCAGCGTCTTGCGCGTCAGATTCCCGTTATCATCGTATTGATAGCTGTGCGTCGCATCCGCCGTGAGCTGATTGCCCGCATTCAAGACAGCCCCGGTTGTGGTCTGATTGCCCACGGCATCGTAGGCGAAGCTCTGCGGCGTGGCGAGGAGCGGATGGCTGGCCGAGGTCAACCGATCGAGATTGTCATACCCAAACGCCTGTGCACCGCGTCGATCCGTCAGCGAGGTCCGATTCCCCACCCCGTTGTAGGCATAGGCGGCCTGATTGATCTGCGTGCTGGTGGCCGTGAGCTGGTGCAGAATGTTCGTCACCTGACTGGCAGGATCGTAGCTGTAGGTGGTCTGGGTACCATTCGACAGGGTCGTGGCGATCCGGCGCGAGAGCGCGTCATAGACATAGGTCGCCACCGGTTGTTCCTGGGTCCGGGGCGATTGAAGTTCAGCCACCGTCCAGGCCCGATCCGCCATCGTGATCTCATCGAGCTGACCCGTGAACGGATTGGTGCCGCAGCCGCCGGTGCCAATGCGGAGGCCGCCCGCCGGCAGGCTGGTCAACACCGGCGGCCCGTTGAGAAAGTTCCAAAACCCTTCCATCTGGCCGTCGCGA
This is a stretch of genomic DNA from Nitrospira sp. ND1. It encodes these proteins:
- a CDS encoding LamG-like jellyroll fold domain-containing protein yields the protein MADLSSVGSWYSPANSASWELQLQPNGTARFAVAGPDAGAGTTFVSGGVATTQRVNDGQWHRLGAVRNGTELRLYRDGQMEGFWNFLNGPPVLTSLPAGGLRIGTGGCGTNPFTGQLDEITMADRAWTVAELQSPRTQEQPVATYVYDALSRRIATTLSNGTQTTYSYDPASQVTNILHQLTATSTQINQAAYAYNGVGNRTSLTDRRGAQAFGYDNLDRLTSASHPLLATPQSFAYDAVGNQTTTGAVLNAGNQLTADATHSYQYDDNGNLTRKTLLATGNYTQYTYDAENRLIKVEDFAAGNPTPAFTSTYRYDGLGRRIEKVANGQMQRYVYDGEDILLEYDGNNLLQARYTHGPGIDEPLSRTPMVPGLG